In Musa acuminata AAA Group cultivar baxijiao chromosome BXJ3-9, Cavendish_Baxijiao_AAA, whole genome shotgun sequence, a single genomic region encodes these proteins:
- the LOC135649227 gene encoding heavy metal-associated isoprenylated plant protein 37-like encodes MNKVEEFKLLKIQTVILKVHIHCDGCKQEVKKLLQKIEGVYTVNIDAEHQKVTVSGDVDSNTLIKKLARSGRHAELWPQKSNSQSNKPGHQHQGKEGNKNNKGQSNQSNQALLQGLKAFKNQHNSIESFSSDDDEFDDGFDDEEEDDELRFFGDKMKQLNLLKQSNNAAANAKKNGKPGGNGNNSGGGKKGGANPNQATGLKGSNAAPHNKVGNGAPLLGGGAVEGKLGNGLLGVAGLQGLGGGNGMALHQAQQQPGTNFSAGFPANGNGNGGGFGVNHRQSPPLMMPLQDQGYLNQPPSMMMNLRGLNTTTNNNNNINMLMNESRYMQPQVMYNRSPQIPPYTGYYYYPYPYYQSPYLSYHSTETGGHGHPCSDENTASMCAVM; translated from the exons ATGAACAAAGTTGAGGAATTTAAGCTGCTCAAAATCCAG ACGGTGATCCTCAAAGTACACATACATTGTGATGGATGTAAGCAGGAGGTGAAGAAACTTCTTCAGAAAATTGAAG GAGTTTACACAGTCAACATAGATGCAGAGCATCAGAAGGTCACAGTCTCAGGGGATGTGGACTCCAACACCCTGATCAAGAAGCTGGCAAGATCAGGAAGGCATGCAGAGCTGTGGCCTCAAAAGTCCAACAGCCAGAGCAACAAGCCCGGCCATCAGCATCAAGGAAAAGAGGGGAACAAGAACAACAAAGGCCAAAGCAACCAAAGCAACCAAGCCCTTCTCCAGGGCCTTAAAGCATTCAAGAACCAGCACAACAGCATCGAGTCCTTCAGCTCCGATGACGATGAATTCGACGATGGTTttgatgatgaggaagaagatgatgagcTGCGTTTTTTTGGTGATAAAATGAAGCAGCTTAATCTATTAAAGCAGTCAAACAACGCAGCAGCTAATGCCAAGAAAAATGGCAAACCTGGTGGGAATGGTAACAACAGTGGAGGAGGGAAGAAGGGTGGAGCTAATCCTAATCAAGCTACTGGATTGAAGGGATCAAATGCTGCACCTCACAACAAGGTGGGCAATGGAGCTCCTCTCTTGGGTGGTGGTGCAGTGGAGGGTAAATTGGGCAATGGACTGCTGGGTGTGGCAGGTCTCCAAGGACTTGGTGGGGGTAATGGGATGGCGTTGCATCAAGCTCAGCAGCAGCCAGGGACCAACTTCTCTGCAGGTTTCCCTGCGAATGGTAATGGTAATGGTGGTGGATTTGGGGTGAACCATCGTCAATCACCGCCTCTGATGATGCCCTTACAGGACCAGGGGTATCTGAACCAGCCACCTTCCATGATGATGAACCTGAGAGGGCTCAACAccaccaccaacaacaacaataacatcaACATGCTAATGAATGAGAGCAGGTACATGCAGCCCCAAGTGATGTACAACAGGTCACCTCAGATCCCTCCCTACACTGGCTACTACTACTATCCCTACCCCTACTACCAAAGCCCTTATCTCAGCTACCACTCAACGGAGACCGGTGGCCATGGCCATCCTTGCAGTGATGAGAACACCGCCAGTATGTGTGCTGTAATGTAA